A window from Micromonospora profundi encodes these proteins:
- a CDS encoding DUF6308 family protein, translating to METPPSDQEAGATVAAIEVAGRPVNDPLGVFVDYCKRHARTVRAYDWLAGTRPVLTPKLIKVTRAPYMGSRISREQERHLLRLSETAPWDDVPLNAHLRDADPMLDDGHYDCALRLYQHFFQDRPRGLGHAKVSKALHLVRPGLFLILDSAMLRQYRRAAEVAARELQQAGSRHAPPRRAYWAAYRTDLLRAAEGLALLRGAARDHDDPLVAEAADRLSDVRLLDILAWMPDRGASAAS from the coding sequence ATGGAGACTCCGCCGAGTGATCAGGAAGCAGGTGCCACAGTGGCCGCGATCGAGGTCGCCGGTCGACCGGTGAACGACCCGCTCGGCGTCTTCGTCGACTACTGCAAACGGCATGCCCGCACGGTCCGCGCCTACGACTGGCTAGCCGGCACGCGCCCCGTGCTGACGCCGAAGCTCATCAAGGTAACTCGCGCACCGTACATGGGCAGCAGAATTAGTCGGGAGCAGGAACGCCACCTGCTCCGGTTGAGCGAGACCGCGCCCTGGGACGACGTCCCGCTCAACGCCCACCTCCGCGATGCCGACCCGATGCTCGACGACGGCCACTACGACTGTGCGCTCCGGTTGTACCAGCACTTTTTCCAGGATCGTCCGCGAGGGCTCGGGCACGCGAAGGTGAGCAAGGCCTTACACCTGGTGCGGCCTGGCCTGTTCCTCATCCTCGACAGCGCAATGCTGCGGCAGTACCGCCGAGCCGCCGAGGTCGCGGCACGTGAACTGCAGCAGGCAGGCAGCCGGCACGCACCACCGCGGCGGGCCTACTGGGCGGCATACCGCACGGATCTGCTGCGGGCCGCCGAAGGCCTCGCGTTGTTGCGGGGCGCCGCACGCGACCACGACGATCCACTGGTCGCCGAGGCGGCGGATCGCCTGTCGGACGTACGCCTGCTGGACATCCTCGCCTGGATGCCGGACCGAGGGGCTTCAGCGGCTTCGTGA
- a CDS encoding RNA polymerase sigma factor has product MDDKTTERAEPEPSYWMVRSTPNAPLRDLVPCEQDQIRDEFSAFYRGFLTHLASWLILHGWVSDADAYDVAQDTMRLAYERWPTIEHPRAWARRTASRLCVERLSRGEMLPVEDIEDRIPRKGDTCATAVSDTLQDFMAALQTLPPRQRQVLLWAYEEYEPAEIAAELKMTPEAVRSSLWKARRKIAKIMHGQDSDQ; this is encoded by the coding sequence GTGGATGACAAGACAACCGAGCGGGCCGAACCCGAACCCTCCTATTGGATGGTCCGTTCGACCCCGAATGCACCGCTGCGCGATCTCGTCCCGTGCGAGCAGGACCAGATCCGCGACGAGTTCAGCGCCTTCTACAGGGGGTTCTTGACCCACCTGGCGTCCTGGCTGATCCTCCACGGTTGGGTGTCCGACGCCGACGCCTACGACGTCGCGCAGGACACGATGCGCCTCGCGTACGAGAGGTGGCCCACCATCGAGCACCCGCGGGCCTGGGCCCGGCGGACCGCCTCCCGGCTGTGCGTTGAGCGCTTATCCCGGGGCGAGATGCTCCCGGTGGAGGACATCGAGGATCGGATCCCACGCAAGGGTGATACCTGCGCTACCGCTGTGTCGGACACCCTGCAGGACTTCATGGCTGCCCTGCAGACGCTCCCGCCGCGCCAGCGCCAGGTGCTCCTGTGGGCTTATGAGGAGTATGAGCCCGCCGAAATCGCCGCCGAACTCAAGATGACGCCGGAGGCCGTGCGGAGCAGCCTCTGGAAGGCGAGACGCAAGATTGCCAAGATCATGCACGGTCAGGACTCGGACCAGTGA
- a CDS encoding PadR family transcriptional regulator, whose protein sequence is MSDGPVRITGPLLAVLNALLDADDHELHGWAIMKATGKGGPTVYKILERLAESKWVTSRWEDDANTEPGKPRRRYYKLTPHGATSARALIAARQPKPVSTARTRLAFGWCEA, encoded by the coding sequence ATGTCGGATGGACCTGTGCGCATCACCGGGCCACTCCTGGCCGTCCTCAACGCCCTCCTCGACGCAGACGACCACGAGCTGCACGGTTGGGCGATCATGAAGGCGACCGGGAAGGGCGGTCCCACCGTCTACAAGATCCTCGAACGGCTCGCCGAGTCGAAGTGGGTGACCTCCCGGTGGGAGGACGACGCCAACACCGAGCCGGGCAAGCCCCGCCGCCGGTACTACAAGCTCACCCCACACGGCGCGACCAGCGCCCGCGCGCTGATCGCCGCCCGGCAGCCCAAACCCGTGTCGACGGCGCGCACCCGTCTCGCCTTCGGCTGGTGCGAGGCGTGA
- a CDS encoding class II histone deacetylase, with the protein MSTGYVFHPEYLWHDTGTSAGLLPAHPTAGIQPAVHIENPEAKRRAHELIHASGLLAELVVIEPRRATVTELLRVHTGEHLQHIKAQSELRGGGDAGDGFSPVGHGSYDIARLAAGGLIELVTAVAQGDITNGYALTRPPGHHATADSGIGFCLFNAIAIAARHAQAELGLARIAVVDWDAHHGNGTQSIFYTDPTVLTISLHQAGCFPPDSGWTHENGAGDGLGYALNLPLPPGSGHAAYLHAMTEVVLPALDRFAPDLILLANGFDAGVFDPMARQMLTSASYREMTRLLTDAAGRLCHGRLVAAHEGGYSPFYTPYCVLAFLEELAGTTTHVTDPLAAVVASYAAEPLTPQQQAVINEATQLVAGIRTAASPATR; encoded by the coding sequence ATGAGCACCGGCTACGTCTTCCACCCCGAATACCTCTGGCACGACACCGGCACCAGCGCCGGCCTGCTGCCCGCCCACCCGACCGCCGGCATCCAACCCGCCGTGCACATCGAGAACCCCGAAGCCAAACGACGCGCCCACGAACTCATCCACGCCTCCGGGCTCCTCGCTGAGCTGGTGGTCATCGAGCCCCGGCGTGCCACCGTGACGGAACTCCTGCGCGTGCACACCGGCGAGCATCTCCAGCACATCAAGGCCCAGAGCGAGCTGCGCGGGGGAGGGGACGCCGGGGACGGCTTCTCCCCGGTCGGTCACGGCAGCTACGACATCGCCCGCCTCGCGGCCGGCGGCCTGATCGAACTCGTCACCGCCGTCGCCCAGGGCGACATCACCAACGGGTACGCGCTGACCCGCCCGCCCGGACACCACGCCACCGCCGACTCCGGGATCGGCTTCTGCCTGTTCAACGCCATCGCCATCGCTGCACGCCACGCACAGGCCGAACTCGGCCTTGCGCGGATCGCGGTCGTGGATTGGGACGCCCACCACGGCAACGGCACTCAGTCGATCTTCTACACCGACCCGACCGTGCTCACCATCTCCCTGCACCAAGCCGGCTGCTTCCCACCCGACTCCGGCTGGACCCACGAGAACGGCGCTGGCGACGGACTTGGCTACGCCCTCAACCTCCCACTACCGCCCGGCAGCGGCCACGCCGCCTACCTCCACGCCATGACCGAGGTCGTCCTGCCCGCCCTGGACCGCTTCGCGCCGGACCTGATCCTGCTCGCGAACGGCTTTGACGCGGGCGTGTTCGACCCCATGGCGAGACAGATGCTCACCTCCGCCTCGTACCGCGAGATGACCCGGCTGCTCACCGACGCGGCCGGCCGGCTCTGCCACGGGCGGCTCGTCGCCGCTCACGAAGGCGGATACAGCCCCTTCTACACCCCCTACTGCGTCCTGGCGTTCCTCGAAGAACTCGCCGGCACCACCACCCACGTCACCGACCCGCTGGCCGCCGTCGTCGCCAGCTACGCCGCCGAGCCGCTCACGCCCCAGCAGCAGGCCGTGATCAACGAGGCTACCCAACTTGTGGCTGGGATCCGCACCGCTGCCTCTCCGGCCACTCGCTGA